From a single Solanum dulcamara chromosome 4, daSolDulc1.2, whole genome shotgun sequence genomic region:
- the LOC129887020 gene encoding T-complex protein 1 subunit theta, producing MQPYGIQSMLKEGHKHLSGLDEAVLKNIDACKQLSAITRTSLGPNGMNKMVINHLDKLFVTNDAATIVNELEVQHPAAKILVLAGKAQEEEIGDGANLTVSFAGELLQNAEELIRMGLHPSEIIIGYNKAINKAIELLDELVEEGSENMNVKDKNEVISRMKSAVASKQFGLEDVLCPLVAEACIQVCPNNPANFNVDNVRVAKLLGGGLNNSTIVRGMVLKSDAVGSIKRIEKAKVAVFVQGVDTSATETKGTVLIHSAEQLENYAKTEEAKVEELIKSVADSGAKVIVSGAAVGEMALHFCERYKLMVLKISSKFELRRFCRTTGAVALLKLSQPNPDDLGHVDSVSVEEIGGVRVTVVRNEDGGNSVSTVVLRGSTDSILDDLERAVNDGVNTYKAMCRDSRIVPGAAATEIELARKLKEFSFKEMGLDQYAIAKFAESFEMVPKTLADNAGLNAMEIISSLYAEHASGNAKVGLNLEKGACEDISGLSIWDLYVTKFFALKYAADAVCTVLRVDQIIMSKPAGGPSRRDQPAGMDED from the exons ATGCAGCCTTATGGAATACAATCAATGCTTAAAGAAGGGCACAAGCATCTTTCAGGTCTCGATGAAGCTGTGCTCAAAAACATCGATGCCTGTAAACAGCTCTCCGCTATTACTCGAACTTCTCTTGGACCGAATG GCATGAATAAGATGGTTATCAATCATCTGGACAAGCTTTTTGTCACAAATGATGCTGCCACTATTGTGAATGAGCTTGAAGTCCAGCACCCTGCTGCAAAGATATTGGTTTTGGCCGGAAAGGCACAGGAAGAGGAGATTGGTGATGGAGCTAATTTGACTGTTTCATTTGCGGGGGAGCTCCTCCAAAATGCTGAGGAGCTCATCAGGATGGGGTTGCACCCTAGTGAAATTATCATCGGATACAATAAGGCGATAAATAAG GCAATTGAATTATTGGATGAGCTAGTTGAGGAAGGTTCCGAAAATATGAATGTCAAAGACAAGAATGAAGTTATTTCACGGATGAAATCTGCAGTTGCTAGCAAACAATTTGGACTAGAGGATGTCCTGTGTCCTCTTGTTGCTGAG GCTTGCATTCAAGTGTGCCCTAATAACCCAGCAAACTTCAATGTGGATAATGTACGCGTCGCAAAGCTCTTGGGTGGGGGTTTGAATAATTCCACCATAGTTAGAGGTATGGTGTTGAAAAGTGATGCCGTTGGGAGCATAAAGAGGATAGAGAAGGCAAAG GTCGCTGTTTTTGTTCAAGGTGTTGACACATCTGCAACTGAAACAAAAGGAACAGTTCTTATTCATAGTGCTGAGCAG CTTGAAAACTATGCAAAGACTGAAGAAGCTAAGGTGGAGGAACTTATTAAATCAGTCGCTGACTCAGGTGCCAAGGTCATTGTCAGTGGAGCAGCGGTGGGAGAGATGGCTCTACATTTCTGTGAGCGTTACAA ACTCATGGTATTGAAAATCAGCTCCAAGTTCGAACTCCGCCGTTTTTGCCGTACTACTGGGGCTGTTGCGCTT TTAAAGCTTAGCCAGCCAAATCCAGATGACCTTGGCCATGTTGATTCTGTTTCAGTGGAGGAAATTGGTGGTGTTAGG GTTACAGTTGTGAGAAATGAAGACGGTGGGAATTCTGTCTCCACTGTTGTTCTGCGGGGAAGCACTGATAGTATTTTGGATGACCTTGAAAGAGCCGTTAATGATGGTGTAAATACCTACAAg GCAATGTGCAGGGACAGTCGGATCGTACCTGGAGCTGCTGCTACTGAAATTGAGCTGGCCAGAAAACTGAAAGAATTCTCTTTCAAAGAGATGGG GTTGGATCAATATGCAATAGCAAAGTTTGCTGAAAGTTTTGAAATGGTTCCTAAAACGCTAGCTGATAATGCTGGCCTCAATGCGATGGAGATCATATCATCCTTGTATGCTGAACATGCGTCTGGAAATGCCAAAGTGGGCCTTAACTTGGAGAAAGGTGCCTGTGAGGATATCTCTGGCTTGAGTATATGGGACCTCTATGTTACCAA ATTTTTTGCTCTAAAATATGCAGCTGATGCTGTCTGCACAGTGCTTCGGGTAGACCAG ATTATAATGTCAAAACCAGCCGGGGGTCCAAGCAGGAGAGATCAACCGGCAGGGATGGACGAGGATTAA
- the LOC129887021 gene encoding pheophytinase, chloroplastic, which yields MEICSFYSTPYYCIVNVRQNVIGKCLISNQAMFPRLKERRLCSGLDVNSVTKNRNQRFCTITSLKRVDSVDSSLLSESYNSDVVDGKVGTQGATSRGKAVPKVMIPSLPSETKGDSVAAIDSCLWEWKPKLNVHYEKSGGQNVNSAPILFLPGFGVGSFHYEKQLKDLGRDYRIWALDFIGQGKSLPCENPTSQSKRLDESEGDGNNVLWGFGDETEPWAKELVYSVDLWRDQVRYFIEEVIKEPVYIVGNSLGGYVALYFAACYPQLVKGVTLLNATPFWGFLPNPVRSPKLSRLFPWAGTFPLPSTIRKLTELVWQKISAPESITEVLKQVYADHTTKVDKVFSSILEVTEHPAAAAALASIMFAPRGQLNFKEALTGCRMNNVPVCLIYGKEDPWVTPIWGLQVKRQFPEAPYYQISPAGHCPHDEVPEIVNFLLRGWIRNVESDSSVALPLLDYPESVEYDDVKELEFDRQGMKKSVKVQFYGSMTSQWERLGMFLKSRFQDGVYSP from the exons ATGGAAATTTGCTCGTTCTATTCGACACCCTATTACTGTATTGTAAATGTTCGACAGAATGTGATTGGAAAATGCCTAATTTCAAATCAGGCAATGTTTCCTAGACTAAAAGAAAGAAGGTTGTGTTCTGGTTTAGATGTGAATAGTGTAACGAAAAACAGGAACCAGAGATTTTGCACTATCACTTCTCTAAAGAGGGTTGACAGTGTTGACTCAAGTCTCTTGAGTGAAAGCTATAACTCAGATGTGGTAGATGGGAAAGTCGGTACCCAAGGTGCGACTAGTAGAGGTAAAGCAGTACCAAAGGTTATGATTCCTAGTTTACCTAGTGAAACTAAAGGCGATTCTGTTGCTGCTATCGATAGCTGCTTGTGGGAATGGAAGCCAAAATTGAATGTTCATTATGAGAAATCTGGAGGTCAAAATGTTAACTCCGCGCCAATACTTTTTCTTCCTGGTTTTGGTGTTGGTTCCTTTCACTATGAAAAGCAGCTAAAGGATCTTGGTCGTGATTACAGAATATGGGCATTAGACTTTATTGGACAAGGGAAGTCATTACCTTGTGAGAATCCAACTTCGCAGTCTAAAAGATTAGATGAATCGGAAGGTGATGGAAACAATGTTCTCTGGGGTTTTGGAGATGAAACAGAACCTTGGGCAAAAGAACTTGTCTATTCGGTTGACTTATGGAGGGACCAAGTACGCTATTTCATTGAAGAG GTTATTAAAGAACCAGTGTACATTGTCGGAAATTCACTTGGTGGATATGTTGCCCTATACTTTGCAGCATGCTACCCTCAATTGGTGAAAGGTGTAACCTTGCTGAATGCGACACCTTTTTGGGGATTTCTTCCTAATCCTGTTAGATCTCCAAAATTATCTAGATTGTTTCCATGGGCTGGGACTTTTCCTCTACCCTCCACTATCAGAAAGCTCACAGAACTTGT ATGGCAGAAAATCAGTGCTCCTGAGAGTATCACAGAGGTGCTTAAACAAGTTTATGCTGATCATACCACAAAAGTGGATAAAGTTTTCTCTAGTATTCTTGAGGTAACAGAACACCCTGCAGCAGCTGCAGCCCTTGCCTCAATAATGTTTGCTCCTCGTGGACAACTAAATTTTAAAGAGGCACTGACTGG GTGTCGAATGAACAATGTACCCGTCTGTCTCATATATGGGAAAGAAGACCCCTGGGTGACGCCTATTTGGGGTTTACAAGTGAAACGACAGTTCCCTGAAGCTCCATATTATCAGATTAGTCCAGCTGGTCACTGCCCTCATGATGAAGTCCCAGAG ATTGTGAACTTTTTGCTGCGCGGATGGATCAGGAACGTTGAATCCGATAGTTCAGTTGCATTGCCTCTGCTAGATTATCCGGAAAGCGTTGAATATGACGACGTCAAAGAATTGGAATTTGATCGCCAGGGAATGAAAAAATCAGTAAAAGTGCAATTTTATGGATCAATGACTTCTCAATGGGAGAGGCTTGGCATGTTTCTAAAATCTAGATTCCAAGATGGAGTTTACTCTCCATAA